From Salinibacterium sp. ZJ450, one genomic window encodes:
- a CDS encoding glycosyltransferase, whose protein sequence is MRILIGADTFAPDVNGAAKFAERLAAGLVQRGHEVHVMAPAARRKHGTWTEMHEGEPIIMHRLHSWRWYPHPWLRFALPWRVRENSARVLDQVRPDVVHFQSHFVVGRGLAIEANNRGIRVVATNHTMPDNMMQFTLIPKAVQPRMLRVFMKALTNTFLRAESITTPTRRAAEFFEEMTGITGVHAVSCGIEMANYSPNFDPRGENVVLFIGRIEVEKNIDWLLRAVARLDPALDVKVEIIGDGDQRSNLEALAHELGIRSNVHFAGHVPEEYLKLQLHRATLFAMPSTAELQSIATMEAMASGLPVVAAHAMALPHLVHDGQNGYLFDPADVDQFAARLTDVLTASPEELERLKRESLRIVAAHDIQRTLLTFESLYRGEPVTDPVTDVASAANGDSADSGR, encoded by the coding sequence ATGCGCATCCTGATCGGCGCCGACACCTTCGCTCCGGATGTCAACGGTGCGGCGAAGTTCGCCGAGCGGCTCGCGGCAGGCCTGGTGCAGCGCGGGCACGAGGTGCATGTCATGGCGCCGGCGGCCCGCCGCAAGCACGGCACCTGGACAGAGATGCATGAGGGCGAGCCCATCATCATGCACCGCCTGCACAGTTGGCGCTGGTACCCGCATCCGTGGCTCCGTTTCGCCCTGCCCTGGCGGGTCAGGGAGAACAGCGCTCGCGTGCTCGACCAGGTGAGGCCAGACGTCGTGCACTTCCAGTCCCACTTCGTAGTCGGCAGGGGACTTGCGATCGAGGCGAACAACCGCGGCATCCGCGTCGTCGCGACGAATCACACCATGCCGGACAACATGATGCAGTTCACGCTGATCCCGAAGGCCGTGCAGCCGAGAATGCTGCGGGTGTTCATGAAGGCGCTCACTAACACCTTCCTCCGCGCGGAATCGATCACCACCCCCACCCGGCGGGCCGCGGAGTTCTTCGAAGAAATGACCGGCATCACCGGCGTGCACGCGGTGTCGTGCGGCATCGAGATGGCCAACTACAGCCCGAACTTCGACCCACGCGGCGAGAACGTGGTGCTCTTCATCGGTCGCATCGAGGTGGAGAAGAACATCGACTGGCTGCTGCGCGCGGTGGCCCGCCTCGATCCGGCGCTCGACGTCAAGGTTGAGATCATCGGTGACGGCGACCAGCGCAGCAACCTCGAGGCGCTCGCGCACGAGCTCGGCATCCGCTCCAACGTGCACTTCGCCGGCCATGTGCCGGAGGAGTACCTGAAACTGCAGCTGCACAGGGCCACCCTGTTTGCCATGCCGTCTACCGCAGAACTGCAGAGCATCGCCACCATGGAAGCGATGGCGTCAGGCCTGCCAGTGGTCGCTGCCCACGCCATGGCGCTGCCCCACCTCGTGCACGACGGCCAGAACGGATACCTGTTCGACCCGGCCGACGTCGACCAGTTCGCGGCGCGGCTCACCGACGTGCTCACCGCGTCGCCGGAAGAACTCGAACGGCTGAAACGGGAGAGCCTGCGGATCGTGGCGGCACACGACATCCAGCGCACGCTGCTCACCTTTGAGAGCCTGTATCGTGGGGAACCAGTGACCGATCCGGTCACGGATGTCGCGTCTGCCGCCAATGGCGACAGTGCCGACTCGGGGCGGTAG
- a CDS encoding AzlC family ABC transporter permease, translating to MVREEGDSVAVKEGVAVAVAVSAYGVSFGALSVAAGLDIWQTCVLSLLMFSGGSQFAFIGVIAAGGAAAGPAAVASAALLGARNGIYAMRLAPVIDGRWWRKGLAAHVTIDESMAVSTAQDRPRAQRVGFWVTGILIFLGWNLTTLVGALIGDAIGDVTRFGLDAAAAAAFLGLLWPRLSTAQPVIVAIAAAVVCAVLTPALPTGVPVLMAAVVAVVVGITNWWGRKAE from the coding sequence CTGGTACGTGAGGAGGGGGACTCCGTCGCGGTCAAGGAGGGCGTCGCGGTCGCCGTCGCCGTCTCGGCGTACGGGGTGTCATTCGGGGCGCTGTCGGTCGCGGCTGGGCTGGACATCTGGCAAACCTGCGTGCTCAGCCTGCTGATGTTCTCGGGCGGCTCGCAGTTCGCCTTCATCGGGGTGATCGCGGCCGGCGGGGCCGCGGCAGGGCCGGCCGCGGTGGCCAGCGCCGCCCTGCTCGGCGCCCGGAACGGCATCTACGCGATGCGGCTCGCCCCGGTGATCGACGGCCGTTGGTGGCGGAAGGGCCTGGCGGCGCACGTCACCATCGACGAGAGCATGGCCGTCTCCACCGCGCAGGACCGGCCCCGCGCCCAGCGGGTCGGCTTCTGGGTCACCGGCATCCTCATATTCCTCGGCTGGAATTTGACCACCCTGGTCGGCGCGCTGATCGGCGACGCCATCGGGGATGTCACCCGGTTCGGTCTCGACGCGGCCGCGGCGGCGGCGTTCCTGGGCCTGCTGTGGCCGCGCCTGTCTACCGCGCAGCCGGTCATCGTGGCCATCGCCGCGGCGGTGGTGTGCGCCGTGCTGACGCCCGCGCTGCCCACCGGAGTCCCGGTGCTGATGGCCGCCGTCGTCGCCGTCGTCGTCGGCATCACCAACTGGTGGGGGAGGAAGGCCGAGTGA
- a CDS encoding ABC transporter permease, which translates to MTEVVHVGSAEPRWKTLPLIWQLRASIGLQRGMLIAGLALCVMFIIMAIFAPVIAPYWFNQLSDADGSFPRQAPPSAEHIWGTTVGGYDVFSRVIWGAQTALSVVIIAVVVSVFAGILLGLVSGYFGGWVDRLLVTIADAIYAFPSLLLAIVMSIIISGGQSSFWGGIFAAAISITVVFIPQYFRVVRAETVRLRGEAFVESAQVIGTRTPRILFRHVLRNATRSLPLILTLNASEAILTLAALGFLGFGIGPTAGAEWGYDLNRALADTASGIWWTGVYPGAAIVLLVLGITLVGESLNDLSDPRLRIRRRAVGSKPVEEAVA; encoded by the coding sequence ATGACGGAGGTTGTGCACGTCGGGTCTGCCGAACCCCGCTGGAAGACGCTCCCGCTGATCTGGCAACTGCGCGCCAGCATTGGGCTGCAGCGCGGGATGCTGATCGCCGGCCTCGCGCTGTGCGTGATGTTCATCATCATGGCGATTTTCGCCCCCGTCATCGCGCCGTACTGGTTCAACCAGTTGAGCGACGCCGATGGCTCCTTTCCCCGGCAGGCCCCGCCATCCGCCGAACACATCTGGGGAACCACGGTGGGCGGCTACGACGTGTTCTCGCGGGTGATCTGGGGCGCCCAGACCGCCCTCTCCGTTGTCATCATCGCCGTGGTGGTTTCGGTGTTTGCCGGCATCCTGCTCGGGCTGGTCTCCGGCTACTTCGGTGGCTGGGTCGACCGGCTGCTGGTCACCATCGCCGACGCCATCTACGCGTTCCCGTCGCTGCTGCTGGCGATCGTGATGTCGATCATCATCAGTGGAGGCCAGTCGAGTTTCTGGGGCGGCATCTTCGCGGCGGCGATCTCGATCACGGTCGTATTCATTCCGCAGTACTTCCGCGTCGTGCGCGCCGAAACGGTGCGGTTGCGGGGAGAGGCGTTCGTCGAATCCGCCCAAGTCATCGGCACTCGAACCCCGCGCATCCTGTTCCGGCATGTGCTGCGCAACGCCACCCGGTCGCTTCCACTGATCCTCACGCTGAACGCATCCGAAGCGATTCTGACCCTCGCCGCACTCGGCTTCCTTGGTTTCGGAATCGGTCCGACGGCAGGAGCCGAATGGGGCTACGACCTGAACCGGGCCCTCGCCGACACCGCGAGTGGCATCTGGTGGACGGGCGTCTACCCCGGCGCCGCGATCGTGTTGCTGGTGCTCGGCATCACCCTGGTGGGCGAGAGCCTCAACGACCTGTCCGACCCCCGCCTGCGCATCCGTCGTCGTGCCGTGGGCAGCAAGCCCGTCGAGGAGGCAGTCGCATGA
- a CDS encoding sensor histidine kinase: protein MARWIDEHATLLVMVLAAAAGVLLVLAVALLIAWLRARSARKRQAFDRVSAQRDRINLELSLAEQTGRLRIIREMHEVAVLSVAGIISTAEGARYAAAADPAVAARSAGQIADLARTTLGDLRRVMTVVREGEADAAPQPRLKSARDLFKVMRDAGLIVAFEEVGERYRLAPGAELAVYRILQEALSNSLKYGGEGTEVRVLFTWTADGLQLKVDDDGSRAALKRRGMDPNDTANQHRYSIEDDLNALTGAIEGVGITEMRERAALFGGVFTATPVPGVGFSVSVVFPHLKYHNGVHDVNLAR, encoded by the coding sequence ATGGCCAGGTGGATCGACGAGCACGCGACGCTGCTCGTGATGGTGCTGGCCGCCGCCGCCGGCGTTCTGCTGGTGCTGGCCGTGGCGCTGTTGATCGCCTGGCTGCGCGCCCGCTCCGCCCGCAAACGGCAGGCCTTCGATCGGGTCTCCGCGCAACGTGACCGCATCAATCTGGAGCTGTCGCTCGCCGAGCAAACCGGCAGGCTGCGGATCATCCGCGAGATGCACGAGGTGGCCGTGCTGTCGGTTGCCGGCATCATCTCCACCGCCGAGGGCGCCAGATACGCCGCCGCTGCCGACCCAGCTGTCGCCGCCCGCAGCGCCGGGCAGATCGCCGACCTCGCCCGCACGACCCTCGGCGATTTGCGCCGGGTGATGACCGTGGTGCGCGAGGGAGAAGCGGATGCCGCGCCCCAGCCCCGCCTCAAATCGGCGCGTGACCTGTTCAAGGTGATGCGCGATGCCGGGTTGATCGTCGCCTTCGAGGAGGTGGGGGAGCGCTACCGGTTGGCGCCTGGCGCGGAACTCGCCGTGTACCGAATCCTGCAGGAAGCCCTGTCGAACTCGCTGAAGTACGGTGGCGAGGGTACCGAGGTCAGGGTCCTGTTCACCTGGACCGCCGACGGGCTCCAGCTGAAGGTCGATGATGACGGCTCGCGTGCCGCGCTGAAGCGTCGCGGCATGGACCCGAACGACACCGCGAACCAGCATCGGTACAGCATCGAAGACGACCTGAACGCCCTCACTGGCGCGATCGAAGGCGTCGGGATCACCGAGATGCGCGAGCGCGCTGCACTGTTCGGCGGTGTCTTCACCGCCACTCCGGTGCCCGGGGTCGGTTTCTCGGTGTCCGTGGTCTTCCCCCACCTCAAGTACCACAACGGGGTGCACGACGTGAACCTCGCCCGGTAG
- a CDS encoding ABC transporter ATP-binding protein, giving the protein MSLPNPTRDPSPVVDIQDLRVDFSTDAASVTAVAGVSLIVNPGEVLAIVGESGSGKTVTAKSILKLLPDTATVSGAVILAGEDILTVDAAELRQMRGRDAAMVFQEPSTALNPVFTAGWQIAEGLRAHGEFTKADARLKAIEMLRKVGIPEPEKRVDYYPHQFSGGQKQRVVIAQALVLGPKVIVADEPTTALDVTVQAEILDLLRSLRDEFGTSIVLITHNMGVVADLADRVAVMYLGEVVEQAPVRELFANPQNDYTRKLLAAVPRIGSRTAPRLPTPTAEPVVVAKQLEIVYPGRLGRPGFRAVDRVSFDIRPGEVLGLVGESGSGKTTIGRAIAGLTRVTGGSLQVLGHEMRGVKERDFRAVRRQIGFVFQDPATSFNPLLTIADAVAEPLIVHHVAANAKAARARVDELLDAVRLPLAFGDRFPHELSGGQRQRASLARSLALNPSLLIADEPTSALDVSVQATVLELFADLQKDLGFACLFISHDLAVVDMLADRIAVLYHGKLVEEGPGDQVLGAPRDDYTKRLLASLPVPDPVAQEVRRRERAALLG; this is encoded by the coding sequence ATGAGCTTGCCGAACCCCACCCGTGACCCGTCTCCGGTCGTCGACATCCAGGACCTGCGGGTGGACTTCTCCACCGATGCCGCGTCGGTCACGGCCGTCGCCGGTGTGTCCCTTATCGTCAACCCGGGCGAGGTGCTCGCGATCGTGGGGGAGTCTGGCAGCGGCAAGACCGTCACCGCCAAGTCGATCCTGAAACTGTTGCCCGACACGGCGACCGTGTCGGGTGCGGTGATTCTGGCCGGAGAAGACATCCTGACCGTCGACGCCGCGGAACTGCGCCAGATGCGCGGCCGGGATGCGGCCATGGTTTTTCAGGAGCCGTCGACCGCGCTGAACCCCGTCTTCACGGCCGGCTGGCAGATCGCGGAGGGCCTGCGCGCCCACGGCGAGTTCACCAAGGCCGACGCGAGGCTCAAGGCGATCGAGATGCTGCGCAAGGTCGGCATCCCCGAGCCAGAAAAGCGCGTCGACTATTACCCACACCAGTTCTCCGGCGGGCAGAAGCAGCGCGTGGTCATTGCCCAGGCGCTGGTGCTCGGGCCGAAGGTGATCGTCGCCGACGAGCCGACGACCGCACTCGACGTGACGGTTCAGGCGGAAATCCTCGATCTGCTGCGGTCATTGCGCGACGAGTTCGGAACCTCGATTGTGCTGATCACGCACAATATGGGGGTCGTCGCGGATCTCGCAGACCGTGTTGCGGTCATGTACCTGGGTGAGGTCGTTGAACAGGCACCGGTGCGCGAGCTGTTCGCCAACCCGCAGAACGACTACACCAGGAAGCTTCTGGCCGCTGTGCCCCGGATCGGTTCCCGAACCGCGCCGCGCCTTCCGACGCCAACGGCTGAACCCGTCGTCGTGGCAAAACAACTCGAAATCGTATACCCGGGCAGGCTCGGCCGCCCTGGCTTCCGGGCCGTCGACAGAGTCAGCTTCGATATTCGCCCGGGCGAAGTGCTGGGCCTCGTCGGAGAGAGCGGCTCGGGAAAGACGACCATCGGCCGGGCCATAGCCGGCCTGACTCGAGTGACCGGCGGGTCGTTGCAGGTACTAGGCCACGAAATGCGCGGGGTCAAGGAGCGCGACTTTCGCGCGGTCCGCCGGCAGATCGGATTCGTGTTCCAAGACCCGGCCACCAGTTTCAACCCGTTGCTCACTATCGCCGACGCGGTGGCCGAGCCCCTGATCGTGCATCACGTCGCGGCCAACGCAAAGGCCGCGCGTGCGCGCGTTGACGAGTTGCTCGATGCGGTGCGCCTACCGTTGGCGTTCGGCGACCGTTTCCCGCACGAACTGAGCGGCGGCCAGCGGCAACGCGCGAGCCTCGCCCGTTCCCTCGCCCTCAACCCGAGCCTGCTGATCGCCGACGAACCGACAAGCGCACTCGACGTCTCGGTGCAGGCCACAGTGCTCGAACTGTTCGCCGACCTGCAGAAAGACCTGGGATTCGCCTGCCTGTTCATCAGCCACGACCTGGCCGTGGTCGACATGCTGGCTGACCGCATTGCGGTGCTGTACCACGGCAAACTGGTCGAGGAAGGGCCAGGCGACCAAGTGCTCGGTGCGCCTCGCGACGACTACACGAAGCGGTTGCTCGCATCCCTTCCGGTACCCGATCCGGTGGCACAGGAGGTGCGTCGCCGAGAACGCGCGGCGTTGTTGGGCTAG
- a CDS encoding AzlD domain-containing protein, translating into MTIWQFILLASIVVLALKVSGYLVPAAALEKPTPSRVANLLTVALLAALVVSQTLAAGNSIVVDARVPALIVAAGLLVVRAPFIVVVAAAALTAALIRAFT; encoded by the coding sequence GTGACCATCTGGCAGTTCATCCTGCTCGCCTCGATCGTCGTGCTGGCGCTGAAGGTATCCGGCTATCTGGTGCCGGCTGCGGCGCTCGAGAAGCCGACGCCGTCACGGGTCGCGAACCTGCTCACCGTCGCGCTGCTCGCGGCTCTCGTGGTGAGCCAGACGCTGGCAGCGGGCAACTCGATCGTGGTGGACGCCAGAGTCCCGGCGCTGATCGTCGCGGCCGGGCTGCTGGTGGTGCGAGCGCCGTTCATCGTGGTGGTGGCCGCCGCCGCGCTGACCGCTGCCCTTATCCGCGCATTCACCTAG
- the def gene encoding peptide deformylase yields the protein MSVLPIVITGDPVLHTPASPVSNFDADLATLVADMYDTMEAAPGVGLAAPQVGVALRVFVYDWTDDDDVHWRGEAINPELWQSPLTLGEADEDVESEGCLSIPGERFPLRRADRVLLRALNLRQEPFELVAGGWFARILQHEYDHLDGVLYADRLEHRYAKPMAKVIRKSSWGMPGQSWMPGVDNLDS from the coding sequence ATGTCTGTTCTTCCCATCGTGATCACCGGTGACCCCGTCCTGCACACTCCGGCGTCGCCGGTATCGAACTTTGATGCCGATCTCGCGACCCTCGTCGCCGACATGTACGACACGATGGAGGCAGCCCCCGGGGTGGGGCTCGCTGCGCCGCAAGTCGGGGTGGCGCTGCGCGTCTTCGTGTACGACTGGACCGATGACGATGACGTGCACTGGCGTGGTGAGGCGATCAACCCAGAACTCTGGCAGAGCCCGCTCACCCTCGGCGAGGCCGACGAGGACGTCGAGTCTGAGGGCTGTCTGTCGATTCCCGGCGAACGGTTTCCGCTGCGGCGCGCCGACCGCGTCCTTCTGCGCGCCCTGAACCTGCGCCAGGAGCCGTTCGAACTGGTCGCGGGAGGCTGGTTCGCCCGCATCCTGCAGCACGAGTATGACCACCTGGACGGCGTGCTGTATGCAGACCGGCTGGAGCACCGGTATGCGAAGCCGATGGCGAAGGTCATCCGCAAGAGCAGCTGGGGCATGCCTGGACAGAGCTGGATGCCCGGTGTCGACAACCTGGACAGCTGA
- a CDS encoding DMT family transporter, translated as MGILIAFLGGVFLALGAQFQHRGVSKVEISHGNGAKQGLSVRQLQALLARPSWVIGTVMLGLAIVMQLIALAFAPLIVVQPIGVVALVITSILNARVTAVRLDGRSIGAIVMCVGGVAVFVSIAAVTATEHRIGTQQLTIILIILGAVVVAYAIAFAFLRQHMRAIFYIIGAGVLYGFVATLAKSVLTRIITGDFDWLTFFAVVVLLGATALGGYFVQTAYSVGAPELVIAGLTVVDPMVAVVIAVVVLGEASQAPLWAVIGFVLAGAVAIAGVFTLAKHHPQTHR; from the coding sequence TTGGGAATTCTCATTGCGTTCCTGGGTGGGGTGTTCCTGGCGCTCGGCGCCCAGTTCCAACATCGTGGCGTGAGCAAGGTCGAGATCAGCCACGGCAACGGCGCCAAGCAGGGTCTCAGCGTGCGTCAGTTGCAGGCTCTGCTCGCGCGGCCGTCCTGGGTGATCGGCACCGTGATGCTCGGGCTCGCGATCGTGATGCAGCTCATCGCCCTCGCATTCGCGCCCTTGATCGTGGTGCAGCCAATCGGTGTGGTGGCGCTGGTGATCACCTCGATCCTCAACGCGAGGGTGACCGCGGTGAGGCTGGACGGGCGCTCAATCGGGGCGATCGTGATGTGTGTCGGCGGTGTCGCCGTGTTCGTCTCCATCGCCGCTGTCACCGCAACCGAGCATCGCATCGGCACTCAACAGTTGACGATCATTCTCATCATCCTGGGCGCGGTCGTTGTCGCCTATGCGATCGCATTCGCCTTCCTGCGGCAGCACATGCGGGCCATCTTCTACATCATCGGTGCCGGCGTGCTCTACGGGTTCGTCGCCACACTCGCCAAGTCGGTGCTGACCCGCATCATCACTGGTGACTTCGACTGGCTCACCTTCTTCGCGGTGGTAGTGCTGCTCGGCGCTACCGCGCTCGGCGGTTATTTCGTGCAGACCGCGTACTCAGTGGGCGCACCGGAACTGGTGATAGCCGGACTCACGGTCGTCGATCCGATGGTCGCGGTGGTCATCGCCGTGGTCGTGCTCGGGGAGGCGTCTCAGGCGCCGCTCTGGGCAGTGATCGGGTTCGTCCTCGCTGGCGCCGTGGCGATCGCCGGCGTATTCACTCTCGCGAAACACCACCCTCAAACACACCGCTGA
- a CDS encoding D-isomer specific 2-hydroxyacid dehydrogenase family protein gives MTAAARQSGEHRDLDGSDAAPRLTARPTPGPIAVLPEPEPFFVNAARAAGATVAPLDADTRGLIWLSPDGSGALRAVLAEHPRLEWVQLPWAGVDAFADLLQHTESTLPLITSGKGTYSEPVAEQALALTLSTLRFIPAKARASAWEQESRGTSLYGRHVVIIGAGGIARELIRLLAPFQTTITVVRRSATPIDGAARTVTVDELNSVLPHADVLVVAAALSATSAHLIGRRQLALMRPRAVLVNIARGGIVDTDALVDALERGVIAGAGLDVTDPEPLPAGHPLWNAPNSVVTMHSADTPEMTRPLLAERVRHNVRAFLGDGRFRGIVDPRAGY, from the coding sequence ATGACAGCGGCGGCCCGGCAGTCGGGGGAGCACCGTGATCTGGACGGATCGGATGCCGCGCCACGGCTGACCGCTCGCCCCACCCCTGGCCCGATCGCTGTCCTGCCCGAACCGGAGCCGTTCTTCGTGAACGCCGCCCGCGCCGCCGGGGCCACGGTCGCTCCGCTTGATGCCGACACCCGCGGGCTGATCTGGCTGTCCCCGGATGGCAGCGGCGCGCTGCGCGCCGTTCTGGCCGAACATCCCCGACTGGAGTGGGTGCAGCTGCCGTGGGCGGGGGTGGACGCGTTCGCTGACCTGCTGCAGCACACTGAGTCGACGCTGCCGCTGATCACCAGCGGCAAGGGCACGTACTCCGAACCGGTCGCCGAGCAGGCCCTCGCCCTGACGCTGTCCACGCTGCGGTTCATCCCGGCGAAGGCCAGGGCGTCCGCGTGGGAACAGGAGTCCCGCGGCACGTCGTTGTACGGCCGCCACGTGGTGATCATCGGAGCCGGCGGCATCGCCCGCGAGCTGATCCGGTTGCTCGCGCCGTTCCAGACGACGATCACCGTGGTGCGCCGGTCGGCGACCCCGATCGACGGCGCCGCTCGCACCGTCACCGTCGATGAGCTCAACAGCGTCCTGCCGCACGCCGATGTGCTCGTGGTTGCGGCGGCGTTGTCCGCGACATCCGCTCACCTGATTGGCCGACGGCAACTGGCATTGATGCGGCCCCGCGCGGTGCTCGTGAACATCGCCAGGGGCGGCATCGTCGATACCGACGCGCTTGTGGACGCCCTCGAGCGTGGCGTGATCGCCGGTGCCGGGCTGGACGTGACCGATCCGGAACCGCTGCCGGCGGGGCATCCGCTCTGGAATGCGCCGAACAGCGTGGTGACCATGCACTCCGCCGACACGCCCGAGATGACGCGCCCGTTGCTCGCGGAACGGGTGCGCCACAACGTGCGCGCGTTCCTCGGTGACGGCCGGTTTCGAGGGATCGTCGACCCTCGCGCGGGGTACTGA
- a CDS encoding ATP-binding cassette domain-containing protein — MAVAASDLSMQYPGERMLAVNGVSFGVRRGEILAVVGEAGAGKSTLLRALAGQVKAGEAGLPEIVGGDLTVLGVPMRSLRRRKREWLAMAVGFLPQDAGSGLTPHLTVGENVAEPIYSRDQKFDRLEAGTAVATLIDAVRLPLGVMGKFPHELSRGQRQRVALAKALILEPELLVADDPTMGVDVMVRGPIFDVIRDLQQDREFSAVVVGHDVRELRRMTDKVAVMQGGVIVGFGGIEQVLRNPHHPYVESLARTLGYK; from the coding sequence ATGGCGGTTGCGGCAAGCGATCTGTCGATGCAGTACCCCGGCGAGCGGATGCTCGCCGTCAACGGCGTGAGTTTTGGCGTACGGCGGGGGGAGATCCTCGCGGTCGTCGGCGAGGCCGGTGCCGGCAAATCGACGCTGTTGCGCGCCCTGGCTGGACAGGTCAAGGCCGGCGAGGCGGGCCTGCCCGAGATCGTCGGGGGAGATCTCACCGTGCTCGGGGTGCCCATGCGGTCGCTTCGCCGTCGCAAGCGGGAGTGGCTGGCGATGGCCGTGGGCTTCCTGCCGCAGGATGCCGGCTCCGGCTTGACCCCGCACCTCACCGTCGGCGAGAACGTGGCCGAACCGATCTACTCTCGCGATCAGAAGTTCGACCGGCTGGAGGCCGGCACCGCCGTTGCCACCCTGATCGACGCGGTGCGGCTGCCTCTCGGCGTGATGGGCAAGTTCCCGCACGAGCTGAGCCGGGGCCAGCGCCAGCGGGTCGCGCTCGCCAAGGCGCTCATCCTCGAACCGGAGTTGCTGGTCGCCGATGACCCGACCATGGGTGTCGACGTGATGGTGCGCGGGCCCATCTTCGACGTGATCCGTGACCTGCAGCAGGACCGCGAGTTCTCCGCCGTCGTGGTGGGCCACGACGTGCGTGAGCTCCGCCGCATGACCGACAAGGTGGCGGTGATGCAGGGCGGAGTCATCGTCGGCTTCGGCGGTATCGAGCAGGTGCTGCGCAACCCGCACCACCCGTACGTCGAGTCCCTCGCCCGCACCCTGGGATACAAATGA
- a CDS encoding ABC transporter permease: MTIEESLTGPDTVDKQPGGGGGGLGRYILVRFLLIIPTVFILVTLVFFLMRVVGNPISSSVGGRLTEQQLNERLHDAGYDRPIIVQYFEYMGQIFTGNFGRTITDNRAISEVLVTYGTATLELVFYALIVALIVGIPLGMVAAYLRDRWPDAVLRIFAILAYATPVFFAGLLLKLTFSVWLGWLPLGGRAGTRETLVLGRIDNATGIYLIDALRTGSGALIGDVLAHAVLPGLTLGLLTAGIFLRLVRTNLIGTLSMDYVDAARSRGVKEIRLVRRHAYKPALVPIITVMGLQIALLMGGAILTESTFGWRGLGFQLAQYLGARDFVAVQGFVVLLAVIVAVTNFIVDVIAALVDPRVRY; encoded by the coding sequence GTGACAATCGAAGAAAGCTTGACAGGGCCAGACACCGTCGACAAGCAACCGGGCGGCGGCGGCGGCGGACTCGGACGGTACATCCTCGTCCGCTTCCTGCTGATCATTCCCACGGTGTTCATTCTCGTCACCCTCGTGTTCTTTCTGATGCGAGTGGTCGGCAACCCGATCTCATCATCCGTCGGTGGCCGCCTCACCGAACAGCAACTCAATGAGCGGCTGCACGACGCCGGGTACGACCGGCCGATCATCGTGCAGTACTTCGAGTACATGGGGCAGATTTTCACCGGCAACTTCGGGCGAACCATCACCGACAACCGAGCGATCAGCGAGGTGCTCGTCACCTATGGCACGGCCACGCTGGAGCTCGTGTTCTACGCGCTGATCGTGGCCCTGATCGTGGGTATTCCCCTCGGCATGGTGGCCGCATACTTGCGCGACCGCTGGCCAGACGCCGTGCTGCGGATCTTCGCCATCCTCGCCTACGCGACGCCCGTCTTCTTCGCCGGCCTGTTGCTGAAACTGACCTTCTCGGTGTGGCTCGGCTGGCTTCCGTTGGGCGGTCGCGCGGGCACCCGAGAGACGTTGGTGCTCGGGCGCATCGACAACGCGACCGGCATCTACCTGATTGACGCGCTCCGTACCGGAAGCGGCGCGCTGATCGGCGACGTGCTGGCGCACGCCGTGTTGCCCGGGCTCACGCTCGGCCTGCTCACCGCGGGCATCTTCCTCCGCCTGGTGCGCACGAACCTGATCGGCACCCTCTCGATGGACTACGTTGACGCTGCTCGGTCGCGGGGTGTCAAGGAAATACGGCTCGTGCGACGGCACGCCTACAAGCCCGCGCTCGTGCCGATCATCACCGTGATGGGCCTGCAAATCGCGCTGCTGATGGGCGGCGCGATTCTGACCGAATCGACATTCGGCTGGCGCGGCCTCGGCTTCCAACTGGCGCAATACCTGGGCGCGCGCGACTTTGTCGCCGTCCAGGGCTTCGTGGTGCTGCTCGCGGTCATCGTCGCGGTCACCAACTTCATCGTCGACGTCATCGCCGCGCTCGTCGACCCGAGAGTGAGGTACTGA